The following is a genomic window from Desulfofarcimen acetoxidans DSM 771.
CAACAACAAGTAAGGATAAAGGGGATTTGAAATAAGCAGGGGTGAAAGCTATTAAGGCAATTGCCAGCGGCAACCAGGCCCACCCGTCAATCTTTGCATCAATATGCCAGCCGTATTGCGCGGCAAAGAATTTTAATATGAGTTCCATTCCCGATGCCAGCATAAAAAAGGCGGAGAAATATAGAAATACGTTGCCGCCTGTGGTATTTCCCTCTTTTAACTCAATGAGAGCAACTATAACTTGAACAACAAAACCGCCGATTAACCAGCAGCCCAGCAGTCCAATGGCTCCATGGCTGACGCGGCCGGTAAAAATGGCGAAGAATGTAAAGCAAGCCATGGCTAATGCCACTAAACCTGCAGGGCCGGGATTGGCCCAATCGTGACCTTTTGACATAAAGAAAAATCCCTCCTGTTTGATAAGTTATTCTACTGCAAATTAATTACAAAGAATTGGAATTTTTCACCCCCCGCCAGACTGTTTTTAAATGCAACATTAGTTCTTGAAAATTTACACAACTTAAATATGCAAAAATTATGGCAAAGGAAAAGTTAATTAATTAAATAGTTGATTATTCGGGGTAAATGGTTTTTTTGACGGGGCCAGCGGAAAATAAAAGGCTAAAAAAAGAAAGAAGGCCAACCGGTTAGGTTACCGGCTGCCGCCTTAAAGTGTCACTGGTTAAAATCATGTCATTAATTGTTGACTGCACTGGGCAGAATGCCTTTGACAGGCTGGTAATTTTCATAGTTTATATCAGGGAAAATATTATTTTGATATTCTAAATAATACAGCCAACCGGTATCAATCCGGTTGTATTTTATTTCTTCATATAATCTGTTGAAATTCACGAGATGCTGCTTGGTCCGCTTAATGGCGTAGTTAACCATGGTGTTTGTACTTATTATAAAGGCCCAGTCGCTGCTTTGGGCCAGAAGCAGTTCCCTGGCCGCTTGGTTTAACGCACGCCTTAAATCACCTTCTGCCTGCGGATAGTTTTTAGCCAGTTCTACCATTCTTTCACTTGCGGCGTGCAAATGACGGTAAATCCAGTCATTAGAGGTATTCAGCCATACCTCGTTATAGCCTTTATTGCCCCAGGTGGATGCACAGGGTGTGGCTATCTGATTGCAGGGAAACATTTTAAGATATTCACCGGGTGTTATCAATTTGACCGTATCCTGGTCATAGGCCATTTTTCTGATTAAATAATTTAACCACAGGGGACCTTCATACCACCAGTGACCGAAAAGTTCCGCGTCATAAGGAGCAACAATGATAGGAGGCCTGTCCATTAGCGTTGTCAGGTGCCTTACTTGCAATTCACGATTGAACATAAAGTTTCCGGCGTGAGTTGCGGCTATGCGGTCGGCCAACCGGGGATCATAAACCTGTTTGTCATGTGTTTTACCGGTGATGCGATAATATTTTATACCTGTATGTATCCGAATACCGTCCGGGTGAATATAAGGCTTAATATAATCAAAATCCAAATCAAAGCCTATATCCCGGTAGAATTCACGGTAGGTGCCGTCTCCCGGATAACCTTCATCTTTACTCCAGACTTGTTTTGAGGATTCTATATCACGCCCGAAAGCAGCTACCCCGCTGGGACAAAAAATAGGAGCAAAAACACCAAAACGCGGCCGGTGCGAGGCATACATAATGCCGTGAGTGTCTACAAAGAAAAACTTGATATTAAATTCTTTTAATATTTTATCTATGCCCGGAGTATAGCCGCACTCTGGAAGCCATATGCCTTCCGGAGGTTGTCCGAGATGTTTTGTATGCAGGTCGATGGCGGTTTTAATCTGTCCCCTGGCGGTTTCCTGGTGCAGCATCAGCGGAAAAAAACCGTGAGTAGCCGCGCAAGTAGTTATTTCCAGCCGGCCGGCATCCATAAATTTTTTAAAAGCACTGACCAAATTGCGATTATACCTGCCGCAGAATATTTCACGGGCTTCATGAAGGCGATCTCTGTACATTTTAGCCACTTCGTGAAAAGGACTGCCGTAGGTGCGGCCCAATTCTTTTTCCACTAACTCAATAAGTTTATTGAGGTGTTTAATATATCTATCCTGCAGTAAGGGATCTGTTAACATAGATAAGAGTGGCGGTGACATGGAAAATGTTATTCGAAATGGTACATTGTCGTAAACTAAACTGTCGAAAACAGATATCAAGGGAATATAAGTCTCTGTAATGGCTTCGAACAGCCATCTTTCTTCCAGAAAATTTTCGTGTTCCGGGTGCCTTACATAGGGCAGGTGTGCATGTAAGACCAGTGACAGGTAGCCTTGGGGCATTTTCTTCACCTTTTCATGAGTTATTTAATGTTTTGGGTTTTCCTGATGAAATCCTGGGGAACTGACACCGCTGGGTATAATGCCTCCTGTAGGACCTAATTGCTCCAATAGGGCGGCTGAACTGAGACCATACTTCCACTTTCCCATATAGCGATAAATTCCTTCAATCCACATCCATTCCTCATCCAGGCATTCGGACAAGGCAACCCTGGGTGTAGTGACAACATTTGATCTGAGTAATGTAATGAATCTGCCGTCAGATAACTTTCTTCCTATGTCCACGCAAAAGGAGCAGTTTGCTTTGCCGACATTAATATGCCAGCTATCAGCATCATCATTTACAGATATGTCAAGATAGCTGTTAGCATTTTCCCCGTTAAAACAAACACCGGTCACATCATAGACACGCAGGACGGGATGGGAATTTTCCCAGGCATTAAAGCCCAGATTATGATAGAATTCCTCCTGTTTGGTAGCTGTAATTTCCCAATAAGCATACAGCCAATCAGGATCACGTACCATTAAAACCATGCGGTCGAAGCCGTAAGCTTGGGGAAGGTGCAGTTCAGGCTCCTTATGTGCTGAGGGTTCTGTGTATTTAATTTGTACAGGTGCTAATTCTTCGCTGGTTTCCTGTGCAAAATCGCCTGGCTTTTTACTTGCATGCTTGCTCTGGCGCTGAATAATTTGTTTATAAACGATAAATGCTGCCAGAAATAATACTGCTACCCCGATTATCCATGGAACAATGGTAGTCATGGAGTGCCCTCCTTTAATAAAAATAGTAGCAAAAAAACTGTTAGGTTTTCTTAATGCATAGGCTTTATTATTATTGCCAGTAGGCGTTCTTTTATTAACAAAAAGTCGCTTTTGAGAATTTAAAAATAAATGTTTTTTTGCGATGTTTAAGATAGTTTGTAACGATAAAGAATTAATATGCTATAATAAAGTCACAATATAAAGTGTTATAATTAGAATTATTTAGAAAAATCAAATTATGAATGACAAGGATAGGAGTGTTGATGTGCTGCCAAATCCCAGTGAACAGGAAATTAAGTTCTTGCTGCAAAACAGTAAAAAAATCGCTATTGTTGGTTTATCCAATAAACCGGAACGGGACAGTTATATGGTGGCTGCTTACCTAAAAAAACAGGGTTACAAAATATTTCCTGTTAATCCTGGCATTAAAGAAGTATTAGGTGAAAAAGCTTATCCTTCGTTATCAGATATTCCTGAGCCGGTGGATATAGTTAATATTTTTAGACGCAGTTCTGATGTACCCCCGATCATTGCTGAGGCCATTCGCCTGAAAGAGAAGTCGGTTTGGCTGCAGCTAGGCATAGTTAATGAAGAAGCAGCCCAGGCCGCCAGAGCAGCCGGACTTACAGTGGTAATGGATCGCTGTATTAAAGTAGATCATTACAGGCTGCTCTGTGAAATTTAATATATGTCTCAATTGAAGAAAAATAGAAGAGCGGCAGAAATCTTAAAAAAACTGGCAGAGCACTATCCTGACGCAACTACTGCTCTTAATTTTAGTAATGAATTTGAACTGCTGGTGTCTGTTGTCCTGTCGGCTCAGAGCACAGATAAGCAGGTTAATCAGGTTACGCGGGAGTTGTTTCAAAAATATCGTACGCCGGAGGACTTTGCGGTTCTCGCACCGGAGGAACTGGCGGAAGAAATTAAAGGTTGCGGCCTATATAGAAACAAGGCGGTTTTTTTAGTGCAAATTGCCAAACAATTGGTATCTGACTATAATTCCCGTGTACCGGCAAACAGACAGCAACTGGAAGCACTGCCCGGAGTAGGCAGAAAAACCGCCAATGTAGTCTTGAGCCTGGCCTTTGGACAGGACACTTTAGCTGTAGACACTCATGTGCACAGGGTTGCCGCCAGATTAGGCCTGGCCTCGGGTAAAAATACTCTGCAGACAGAAAAGGAACTTTTGGATGTTATCCCTTTACTGCAAAGAAAGGATTTTCATCACCGGCTCATTACACACGGGCGAAAGCTATGCAAGGCCAGAAAGCCTCTCTGCAGTTCTTGTTTTCTCAGTGATTTGTGCCCAAGTAACCCGTTGCAACCACCTGGCAGCGTTTTTTAACATTACACAGAATATATCTTGAAAAATAACTGATACGCGGGGTAAGCTTTTATTGAAGCTAGTTCAGCCACGCTGCTGGAGGGACATAAAATTTGCATATTGTTTTAGTTGAACCGGAAATTCCAGCCAATACAGGCAATATCGTGCGCACCTGTGCCGCTACCTCTTCTGTTTTGCATCTGGTGCGCCCTTTGGGGTTTTCTACTGAGGATAAATATTTAAAACGGGCGGGTCTGGATTACTGGTATTTAGTAGAGATATATTATCACGACAGTTTTGAGGCTTTAAAGGAAAAATACCCGCTTGGCACTTTTTATTATGTCAGTACCAAGGCTGCCAGGCACTATTGTGATGTTGAGTACGGTCCTGGTGATTTCTTGGTATTTGGCAAGGAAACCAGAGGATTGCCGGAAAGTTTATTGCAGGCCAACAGCGGGAACTGTGTGCGCATACCCATGGTTTCTGACGCCCGCTCGTTAAATTTAGCCAATTCTGTAGCTATTGTTTTATATGAAGCCTTAAGACAGCAGGCTTTTGCCGGCTTAGAGACAGCAGGCAGGGTCAACCCGCAATTGCAAGGTACTTGTACGAAGCCTTAACAGGGAAGGTTAAACATAATTAATCTTCTTACTAAATATTTAAAAATATGTAATTGAGGTGATTTAATGGATATAACGGTTAACGAATTACAAAAAACTTTAGAAGAGCAAGGCTATATCTGTGATATGGATTTGGCTACGACCATATTCTTATCCCTGAAACTGGAGAAACCGCTTCTGGTGGAAGGGGCGCCGGGTGTTGGAAAAACGGAAATTGCCAAGGTATTAAGCCAGGCTTTTGGTTTAAAGCTAATCCGCCTGCAGTGCTATGAAGGTCTGGATGAAAATAAGTCTCTTTACGAGTGGAATTACCAGCGTCAACTTTTAAAAATTCAAATTCTAAGGGGCCAGGAAGCATGCAGCGATATAGAAAATGATTTGTTTAATGAAGAGTATTTGCTGGAAAGGCCTCTCTTAAAAGCCATTAGGTCCAAGGAAAAGGCTGTGCTCCTGATTGATGAGTGCGACAAGGTTGATGAACCCTTTGAAGCCTTTTTATTTGAAATACTGTCGGATTTTCAGGTCTCTATACCTGAACTGGGCACTTTGACTGCCCGCAACATACCCATAGTTGTTCTGACCAGCAACGGGGAGAGGGAAATCTCTGACGGATTAAAACGGCGCTGCA
Proteins encoded in this region:
- a CDS encoding acetate uptake transporter family protein translates to MSKGHDWANPGPAGLVALAMACFTFFAIFTGRVSHGAIGLLGCWLIGGFVVQVIVALIELKEGNTTGGNVFLYFSAFFMLASGMELILKFFAAQYGWHIDAKIDGWAWLPLAIALIAFTPAYFKSPLSLLVVVLALDPAVLMVALFDMGAIDKAVYAPIAGKLLLTGGIFGLYTAAGIVLNTAYGKTIIPLGKPIVKS
- a CDS encoding glycoside hydrolase family 57 protein — translated: MPQGYLSLVLHAHLPYVRHPEHENFLEERWLFEAITETYIPLISVFDSLVYDNVPFRITFSMSPPLLSMLTDPLLQDRYIKHLNKLIELVEKELGRTYGSPFHEVAKMYRDRLHEAREIFCGRYNRNLVSAFKKFMDAGRLEITTCAATHGFFPLMLHQETARGQIKTAIDLHTKHLGQPPEGIWLPECGYTPGIDKILKEFNIKFFFVDTHGIMYASHRPRFGVFAPIFCPSGVAAFGRDIESSKQVWSKDEGYPGDGTYREFYRDIGFDLDFDYIKPYIHPDGIRIHTGIKYYRITGKTHDKQVYDPRLADRIAATHAGNFMFNRELQVRHLTTLMDRPPIIVAPYDAELFGHWWYEGPLWLNYLIRKMAYDQDTVKLITPGEYLKMFPCNQIATPCASTWGNKGYNEVWLNTSNDWIYRHLHAASERMVELAKNYPQAEGDLRRALNQAARELLLAQSSDWAFIISTNTMVNYAIKRTKQHLVNFNRLYEEIKYNRIDTGWLYYLEYQNNIFPDINYENYQPVKGILPSAVNN
- a CDS encoding DUF4912 domain-containing protein, with translation MTTIVPWIIGVAVLFLAAFIVYKQIIQRQSKHASKKPGDFAQETSEELAPVQIKYTEPSAHKEPELHLPQAYGFDRMVLMVRDPDWLYAYWEITATKQEEFYHNLGFNAWENSHPVLRVYDVTGVCFNGENANSYLDISVNDDADSWHINVGKANCSFCVDIGRKLSDGRFITLLRSNVVTTPRVALSECLDEEWMWIEGIYRYMGKWKYGLSSAALLEQLGPTGGIIPSGVSSPGFHQENPKH
- a CDS encoding CoA-binding protein, which codes for MNDKDRSVDVLPNPSEQEIKFLLQNSKKIAIVGLSNKPERDSYMVAAYLKKQGYKIFPVNPGIKEVLGEKAYPSLSDIPEPVDIVNIFRRSSDVPPIIAEAIRLKEKSVWLQLGIVNEEAAQAARAAGLTVVMDRCIKVDHYRLLCEI
- the nth gene encoding endonuclease III encodes the protein MSQLKKNRRAAEILKKLAEHYPDATTALNFSNEFELLVSVVLSAQSTDKQVNQVTRELFQKYRTPEDFAVLAPEELAEEIKGCGLYRNKAVFLVQIAKQLVSDYNSRVPANRQQLEALPGVGRKTANVVLSLAFGQDTLAVDTHVHRVAARLGLASGKNTLQTEKELLDVIPLLQRKDFHHRLITHGRKLCKARKPLCSSCFLSDLCPSNPLQPPGSVF
- the trmL gene encoding tRNA (uridine(34)/cytosine(34)/5-carboxymethylaminomethyluridine(34)-2'-O)-methyltransferase TrmL: MHIVLVEPEIPANTGNIVRTCAATSSVLHLVRPLGFSTEDKYLKRAGLDYWYLVEIYYHDSFEALKEKYPLGTFYYVSTKAARHYCDVEYGPGDFLVFGKETRGLPESLLQANSGNCVRIPMVSDARSLNLANSVAIVLYEALRQQAFAGLETAGRVNPQLQGTCTKP
- a CDS encoding AAA family ATPase, yielding MDITVNELQKTLEEQGYICDMDLATTIFLSLKLEKPLLVEGAPGVGKTEIAKVLSQAFGLKLIRLQCYEGLDENKSLYEWNYQRQLLKIQILRGQEACSDIENDLFNEEYLLERPLLKAIRSKEKAVLLIDECDKVDEPFEAFLFEILSDFQVSIPELGTLTARNIPIVVLTSNGEREISDGLKRRCIYLYINYPSVEKEVKILRTKVPEAGEKLSLQVARAVGYIRNNLDLIKQPSISESIDWARALVALSASSIDEKVLAQTLSVLLKNNEDMQTIQRAGLDSVAVAARDNPEKVQSKPAKGNSLEQSKCHCSGHGH